A window of the Malaclemys terrapin pileata isolate rMalTer1 chromosome 6, rMalTer1.hap1, whole genome shotgun sequence genome harbors these coding sequences:
- the PMAIP1 gene encoding phorbol-12-myristate-13-acetate-induced protein 1, with amino-acid sequence MMPGKTLRKGAQQSPAPAAQEAVMQCSSQLRKIGDICNLQQKILNVITKLFCPGT; translated from the exons ATGATGCCGGGAAAGACCCTGCGCAAGGGTGCGCAGCAGAGCCCCGCTCCCGCAG CACAGGAAGCTGTGATGCAGTGCTCTTCGCAACTACGCAAAATAGGAGATATATGCAACCTGCAGCAGAAGATTCTTAATGTTATCACAAAACTGTTCTGCCCAGGAACGTGA